Proteins encoded together in one Palaemon carinicauda isolate YSFRI2023 chromosome 45, ASM3689809v2, whole genome shotgun sequence window:
- the LOC137634840 gene encoding uncharacterized protein, with protein sequence MEKQIEQLAALVAKQAEMAHHAQEAATKREERLTAILEGFADTSGHHRNQSQARAVPAPHLSSSVSLKEFGSWRHKYEGHAVLTRMSSLSLAEQRSALISVLDDDWARTLRYGLSLGDGADLKTILDAMELHLRNQRNVIVDRRDFHTRVQELHETFDDFLCGIKEIASFCDFCETCMDSRLRDRIVVGTRDEEALKRMLEEKKLTLQMAIDICRASENANASRAVIRGSEKYSVSRVSQYKQGQKAAHLKEQCFRCGGERHLDKMACKSKGQPLSSQKNKTNNKSTFKPSKQNLYRVIGDVYSNCASSRPTPQICISTTHPKGSSSVMWTPDSGAETTVMGLGNAKSLGIHETSLEPIVMGGLIAAGRQPLTNMGTFEAFLTLGNRSTTTVVSVVKEVKGALLSWFNCIALGILPENFPAQIQHVTCSVSKPHIASRTRKVLEPQVISNTQDVVQSASTCNLVSVPMALPRWPHNRDPTEAERAEHAASIISAYPHVFDASATLREMQGGPMRIQLSADAHPFAVTAPRTIPYCWRSDIKAQLDDLLAKDIIGEVDYPTEWCHPMVPIAKKMGGVRLCVDLTRLNRYVRRPTYPVRSPHDAISSMDAGARWFTTLDAKMGYFQIKIAEEDQDLTCFITPWGRYKFKRAVMGLVSSGDDINHEGYSVDSRKVRAIAEFPKPQNITDLRSFMGLTNQLGSFSSAIAAAAQPLRDLLKPRNEWCWTPQHDVAFNKTKEALIAPPVLAHFDASLPTMLQTDASKLHGMGFVLLQQHGEAWKLIQCGSRFLTDAETRYAVIEIEMAAVLWAVRKCSVYLAGLPYFDLVVDHRPLVPILNSKLLGEIENPRLQRMRMKLCRFTFAARWQSGKCHSMPDALSRSPVQSLVEDNDVLDDADPLHAAVVLSLLATCEEGIRLAPLRDQTLDKIRDASAHDGEYLSLRDVIMKGFPDHKHSLPEELRAYWGIRDMLAVDDGLIVYGPRLIIPRSLRSETLRCLHDAHQGVDRTKRRARQTIYWPGIDRDIENIVTSCSRCRELLPSQRNEPLMQEDLPSRVFESVSADYFHISGKTFLVYVDRLSGWPYVSSCNGSASAAQLISLLRPIFSDTGVPVVLKTDGGPQFASSTLRRFLARWGVEHRVTSPYNPKANGHAEATVKIIKKLILTTTGNGKLDEDEFARGLLELRNTPRADGRSPAQILFGHPLRSRIPAHDRSFAKEWQRTADECDIQAKYLRQQAKERYDATARPLSKLNLGMYVDLQDPKTKRWDKPGVVVGIGTRRDYLVKTGSGRIYWRNRRFLRPHHPFLPGDIISPPISVLGGEASGYGDRRSPATSPKPDTQLSVALPVRRSGREHHYVHNAEQNIVHKVVQNFVRKAEHHFVRNTERNIVHKVEQNFVRKAEHHFVRNAEQNIVHKVVQNFLRKAEHHFVRNAEQNIVHKVVQNFVRKAEHHYSLNAEQNIVHKVEQNFVRKAEHHFVRNAEQNIVHKVKQNFVRKAEHHFLRKAEHHYVRNAEENIVHEVEQNFVRKAEHHFVRKAEHHFVRNAEQNIVHKAEQNFVRNAEQNIIH encoded by the exons ATGGAGAAGCAAATCGAGCAACTGGCAGCACTTGTGGCAAAGCAAGCAGAGATGGCTCATCATGCCCAAGAAGCAGCTACGAAAAGGGAAGAACGTTTAACCGCAATTCTAGAGGGTTTTGCTGATACCTCGGGACATCATAGGAATCAGTCTCAGGcaagggcagttcctgcaccacacttgtcgtcttctgtatctcttaaagagtttggttcgtggcgtcataagtatgagggacatgcagtgttgacaagaatgtcatctctctctcttgctgagcagCGATCAGCATTGATTTCCGTGTTAGACGATGATTGGGCTCGCACTCTGAGATATGGTCTCTCACTGGGTGATGGAGCAGACTTGAAGACTATATTGGATGCCATGGAGTTGCACTTGCGCAACCAAAGGAATGTCATCGTGGACCGACGTGACTTTCATACAAGAGTCCAGGAGTTGCACGAGACCTTCGATGATTTTTTGTGCGGCATTAAAGAGATTGCTTCTTTCTGTGACTTTTGTGAAACCTGCATGGACAGCAGACTACGAGACAGGATCGTCGTTGGAACCAGAGATGAAGAGGCTTTGAAACGTATGTTAGAAGAAAAGAAGCTCACTTTGCAGATGGCTATTGATATTTGCAGAGCATCGGAAAATGCAAATGCCAGTCGTGCTGTTATTCGGGGCAGTGAAAAGTATAGTGTTTCAAGAGTGTCCCAATACAAGCAAGGTCAGAAGGCAGCCCATTTAAAGGAGCAATGCTTTAGGTGCGGAGGCGAGCGCCATCTTGATAAGATGGCATGCAAGTCAAAGGGACAGCCACTGTCTTCTCAAAAGaataaaacgaataataaaagCACGTTCAAGCCTTCAAAGCAAAATCTATATCGTGTCATTGGAGATGTTTACAGCAACTGTGCGTCATCACGTCCAACCCCTCAGATTTGCATCAGTACCACTCACCCCAAAGGATCAAGTTCGGTTATGTGGACACCTGACTCTGGAGCGGAGACAACTGTGATGGGACTTGGGAACGCTAAATCTCTTGGAATTCATGAGACTTCACTGGAGCCTATTGTTATGGGTGGTCTCATTGCAGCAGGTCGACAACCTCTCACTAACATGGGTACTTTTGAGGCTTTTTTAACTTTGGGGAATCGTAGTACGACAACTGTTGTATCAGTCGTCAAGGAAGTGAAAGGTGCACTTCTGAGCTGGTTTAATTGTATAGCGCTGGGAATATTACCAGAAAACTTTCCAGCGCAAATACAGCATGTGACATGTTCAGTGTCGAAACCGCATATAGCATCGAGAACCAGGAAGGTTTTGGAGCCACAAGTGATTTCTAATACACAGGATGTTGTGCAGTCTGCAAGTACCTGCAATTTGGTGTCTGTACCAATGGCATTGCCAAGATGGCCACACAACAGAGACCCTACAGAAGCAGAGCGTGCAGAACATGCAGCTTCCATCATTTCTGCTTATCCTCATGTATTTGATGCTTCAGCTACTCTAAGGGAAATGCAGGGAGGTCCTATGAGGATTCAGCTGTCAGCAGATGCACATCCTTTTGCAGTGACCGCACCACGCACCATTCCGTATTGTTGGAGATCGGATATTAAAGCTCAGCTAGATGACTTGCTTGCTAAGGATATCATTGGTGAGGTTGATTACCCCACCGAATGGTGTCATCCGATGGTCCCTATTGCAAAGAAGATGGGTGGTGTGCGGTTGTGTGTGGACCTTACAAGACTTAACCGCTATGTGCGCAGACCTACATATCCAGTTCGATCCCCGCATGATGCTATATCGTCAATGGATGCTGGAGCCAGGTGGTTCACTACTTTGGATGCGAAGATGGGATACTTCCAAATAAAGATTGCTGAAGAAGATCAGGATCTTACTtgcttcatcacaccttggggacgttacaaattcaaacgagctgtaatggggcttgtatcatctggagatga tataaaTCATGAAGGTTATAGTGTGGATTCTCGGAAGGTGAGAGCCATAGCTGAATTTCCAAAGCCACAAAATATCACTGATCTCAGGTCATTCATGGGTTTAACCAATCAGCTTGGGAGCTTTTCTTCTGCGATTGCAGCTGCTGCACAGCCACTCAGGGACCTGCTTAAACCTCGGAATGAGTGGTGCTGGACCCCTCAGCATGACGTGGCCTTCAATAAAACTAAAGAAGCACTCATAGCTCCTCCTGTTTTGGCTCATTTTGATGCATCTTTACCTACTATGCTTCAAACTGACGCATCCAAGTTGCATGGTATGGGGTTTGTTTTGCTGCAACAGCATGGAGAGGCTTGGAAGCTCATCCAGTGTGGATCCAGGTTTTTAACGGATGCGGAAACTAGGTATGCCGTAATTGAGATTGAGATGGCTGCTGTACTTTGGGCAGTGAGGAAATGCAGTGTTTACTTGGCTGGTTTGCCTTATTTTGACCTGGTAGTAGACCATCGACCACTTGTTCCTATTCTCAATTCAAAACTTCTTGGAGAAATAGAAAATCCTCGACTGCAGCGTATGAGAATGAAACTCTGCAGATTTACTTTTGCTGCACGGTGGCAAAGTGGGAAATGTCACAGCATGCCGGATGCACTCTCTCGTTCACCAGTTCAGAGCCTTGTTGAGGACAATGATGTGCTGGATGATGCAGATCCATTGCATGCTGCTGTTGTATTGTCTTTATTAGCTACTTGTGAGGAGGGCATAAGGTTAGCACCTCTACGGGACCAGACGCTGGATAAGATTCGTGATGCTTCTGCACATGATGGTGAATATCTGTCATTAAGAGATGTAATAATGAAAGGATTTCCAGATCATAAGCATAGCTTACCAGAAGAGTTGCGAGCATACTGGGGAATTCGGGACATGCTGGCCGTAGATGATGGTTTGATAGTTTATGGACCTAGACTTATCATACCTCGCAGCCTGCGTAGCGAAACTTTGCGGTGTCTACATGATGCTCACCAAGGAGTAGACCGCACCAAGCGTCGAGCACGCCAGACTATATACTGGCCAGGGATTGACAGGGACATTGAGAACATAGTGACGTCTTGTTCTCGCTGCCGAGAGCTGTTACCAAGTCAGCGGAATGAGCCTTTGATGCAGGAAGACTTGCCAAGCAGAGTATTTGAGTCCgtgtctgctgattattttcatatctctggCAAGACATTTCTTGTGTACGTTGATCGCCTGTCAGGTTGGCCGTATGTATCTTCGTGCAATGGATCAGCTTCTGCAGCTCAACTAATTAGTTTGTTGAGGCCAATTTTTTCAGACACTGGTGTGCCTGTAGTACTGAAAACGGATGGAGGACCGCAGTTCGCTTCATCAACATTGCGGCGTTTCCTTGCTCGATGGGGGGTGGAACACCGCGTGACATCGCCCTATAATCCAAAAGcaaatggtcatgccgaagctacCGTGAAGATTATCAAGAAGTTGATTTTGACGACCACAGGAAATGGGAAGCTGGATGAGGATGAGTTCGCAAGAGGGCTTCTTGAGCTCAGGAATACTCCACGGGCGGACGGTAGATCTCCAGCGCAAATCTTGTTTGGACATCCTTTGCGTTCCAGGATTCCGGCTCATGATCGTTCATTTGCAAAGGAATGGCAACGTACAGCTGACGAATGTGACATACAGGCTAAGTACCTTCGGCAGCAGGCAAAGGAACGGTATGATGCCACTGCTAGACCACTCTCTAAGCTGAACCTTGGTATGTACGTGGATCTACAAGACCCTAAGACAAAGCGATGGGATAAACCAGGAGTTGTTGTCGGAATTGGCACGAGGAGGGATTACCTCGTGAAGACTGGAAGTGGGCGCATCTATTGGAGAAATCGGAGGTTCCTACGACCTCATCACCCTTTCTTGCCAGGAGACATTATTTCTCCACCTATCTCAGTGTTGGGTGGCGAAGCTTCAGGATATGGAGATCGTAGATCACCTGCAACATCACCTAAGCCTGATACTCAGTTATCAGTGGCCTTACCCGTACGACGTAGTGGAC GTGAACACCACTATGTTCATAATGCTGAACAGAACATTGTCCATAAAGTTGTACAGAACTTTGTTCGTAAAGCTGAACACCACTTTGTTCGTAATACTGAACGGAACATTGTCCATAAAGTTGAACAGAACTTTGTTCGTAAAGCTGAACACCACTTTGTTCGTAATGCTGAACAGAACATTGTCCATAAAGTTGTACAGAACTTTCTCCGTAAAGCTGAACACCACTTTGTTCGTAATGCTGAACAGAACATTGTCCATAAAGTTGTACAGAACTTTGTTCGTAAAGCTGAACACCACTATTCTCTTAATGCTGAACAGAACATTGTCCATAAAGTTGAACAGAACTTTGTTCGTAAAGCTGAACACCACTTTGTTCGTAATGCTGAACAGAACATTGTCCATAAAGTTAAACAGAACTTTGTTCGTAAAGCTGAACACCACTTTCTTCGTAAAGCTGAACACCACTATGTTCGTAATGCTGAAGAGAACATTGTCCATGAAGTTGAACAGAACTTTGTTCGTAAAGCTGAACACCACTTTGTTCGTAAAGCAGAACACCACTTCGTTCGTAATGCTGAACAGAACATTGTCCATAAAGCTGAACAGAACTTTGTTCGTAATGCTGAACAGAACATTATCCATTAA